Genomic window (Streptomyces sp. NBC_01431):
AGGCCGGGATCCCGGCGAGGCGCTCAGCCTGTGGCTGCGCGAGCTCGCCGAGCAGATGATCCGCATCCGGGGGCTCAAGGCGCTGCTCGGCGCGGCCGTCACGGACGGCGGTTCGGCGGTCATGTCGGCGTGCAGCGACAAGCTCAAGACCGCCGCCGACCGACTCCTGTCCGCCGCCCAGGACGCGGGCGCGGTCCGCCGCGACCTCAAGCGCATCGAACTCCTGCGCCTCACGCACGCCCTCGCCACCGCCGCCGAACTGGCACACGGCGGCAGCGAGGACGTGGGCCGCTATCTGACCCTGCTGCTCGAAGGGATCAGGCCGCCGTCCTGAGAGCCCGCGTCCACGGCTCGGGCAGGGGCAGGACGCGGACTCCGAGGAGGGCTCAGGAGGATGCCTTGGCCAGCACCAGGCTCACGTTGTGCCCGCCGAACCCGAAGGAGTTGGCGAGCGCCGCATCCCAGGATCCCGTGCGGTTGCGGCCCGCGGCCACGTCGAGTTCGACCGCCGGGTCGAGGTTGTCCAGGTTGCGGGTTGCGGGCACGGTGCCGTCGCGCAGCGCGAGCAGCGCGGCGATCGCGCCAACCGCGCCGGAGGCGCCCAGCATGTGTCCGGTCATCGACTTGGTGGCCGTGACCACCGGATGCCTGCCGATCGCCAGGGCCACCGCCTGCGCCTCGGCGAGGTCGCCCGACGGAGTCGAGGTGGCGTGCGCGTGCACCACGCCGA
Coding sequences:
- a CDS encoding TetR/AcrR family transcriptional regulator, giving the protein MAQVGAGAAAKPMRADARRNYEAILKEAAIAFAERGEQASLDDIAKRAGVGSGTLYRHFPTRQDLLEAVYVESIEEIAARADELRAGRDPGEALSLWLRELAEQMIRIRGLKALLGAAVTDGGSAVMSACSDKLKTAADRLLSAAQDAGAVRRDLKRIELLRLTHALATAAELAHGGSEDVGRYLTLLLEGIRPPS